From Natrinema sp. CBA1119:
GCCCGTGGCCGTCGCGACGGGTGGCGATCGCCCGTTCAACGCGGGAGATTGCCCGCGTCGTCTCCATGAGTGTCGTGCACAGTTCCGAGTGGGCGAATCGGAGCGACCCGTTAGGGGCCGCGTTCGATTCGATGCCCGCGAGTCGTGAGACGGCTTTCGCCGCACTTTCGTTCACCTCCGCGACGCGGTTCTGTGCGTACTCGAGGTCCTGTCGGTCGTCGGTCGTGGATTCGGATTCGTTCATCAGTCCATCAACCTCGGAGCCTGAATGTAGCGCAGTCCATCACGCTCGAGTTCAAGCGGCTGTTCCGGGCCGAACCGAACGGTGTACTCGCCGGTCGGCCACATCCCGCTCGCGATATCTCGGAGGTAGTCGGCGCTGTAGACCTGCGGATCGCCGAGTCCCACGTCGGGGACCGTGATTTTCCACTCGTATTCCCACTCGCCGTTCTCGTCGTCGGCTTCGAGTAGGATTGTTTCAGCGCCCGGCGTCAATCGGACGAGCGAGTCGGCAGCGCTGGCCATACCGAACAGCGCACCGCGGATCTTCGGGGCCGGAACCTGCGTATCGTAGTCGAACTCGCGGTCAGGCCACTCCTCGAGCGTGTCACGGTCCCGCGGCGCGAAAGCGTCCATTTTCTGTTGGCCTTCCGTCGTGTGGCTGAGTTTCGCCGCCGGGCCGTCTTCGGAACTCGCGGAGTGGTGGACCGACAGCGTGTACGTCGGATTCCCGCCGGGGTAGTAGCCCGGCCAGTTCCCCTCGAGTTTGTGCAACGGGAGTCCGACCGACAGTTCGCCGTCGGTCTCTTGGACGCACTCTCGGTTGGCTTCGACCGCGACGACCTTCGCCGGATCAAAGGTCGCAGACCGAACCCCGTCGGGGCCGATCTCGAGAACGGCGTCGTCGGAGATCGGTTCCACCGCGGTCACAACGTCCGCGAACGGCGGTGCGCTAACGGTTGCTTCAAAGTCCCATGCCTGATTCTCTGCAAATTCGTAGGTGTGTGCGTAGCTCATCGGTCTGGATTCTCGCTGTCTTCGAGCTGTGGAATCGCGTCGCGAACGTCGCCGTCGGTCGCCTGTTCCGAGTCGGGGATTAGTCGCGTCATTGCTCGCCCTCACAGTCGAGTCGGAGGTGTTTGGCCTGCTTGCTCGCCGAAATTGGTTCACCACAGACGATACACGGTTTCTCGTCCTTGTGGCGCGTTTTCGAACTCACGCTTTCTCGCCCTCGTTGAACGCATCCGGCAGCGGGTCGCCCACGTCGCCGGGCGACGCCTCCGAGAGAAACGCCGCCATACCCGATTTGCCGTCGGTTGGGTCCCGAACGCCGAGTTCGTTCAGATTCGTTCTGGTTACCTCGTATCCCACGTCGTCGCCGAGTAAATCCGATATCTCGCCGATCGACAGGTCCCGCTCGTCGAACAAGTGTGCGAGTCGGTCGGCGTCGCGCCACCACTTCGCCGGGTAGCGGAACACGCTCGTCTGTTCCGTCGTCTCCCGCGAGTCGATCGGGATCTCCGGTCGGTCGGGTTCCTCGGGAACGCTTCCCCCGAAGTCCGCGAGCGTTCGTGTCTCGGTCTCGGCAGGGTCGTTCGTCGTGAGGTACTCGGGGTCGTGCTCGCGGTCGAACGCGGGCCACTGGAAGGTGTTTGTCGGGAGTGTCGGTTGCGTCTCGGTCGTCGGTCGGGTTGTGGTTGCCATTTGCGGCTCTTTCGAGTGGTTCTGAATGCTCATTTGTCGATACCTGGCGAGATTTCGTAGCGGACGATTCGGCCGTCCGCGTCGTCTGTGACCTGTCGAACGCGGCCGTGGTCGTCGAGCGCTCGGAGCACGCGAGCGATCTGTGAGTCCGAGAGGTTCGTCTCGTCCGTGAGTTCCTGGCGCGTCGGGGGCTCGTCGGAACGGGCGATCGCCCGGAACACGGCGTTGTACTTCCGGTCGCGTTCGCGCGTGAGGATCGGGCTCTGTTGGTGGCTCATTGGTCCGGCCCTCCGAACAGTTCGACCAGTTCCTCGAGCGCTTCGAGGCCACACTCATCGCAGAAGTCGCCTGCCTCGCCCGTGAGCATCCCGTAGGCGTCGGTCGGAATGTCGTCGAGTATGAAGTCGTAGAGACGGACGTTCTCGGTGTCCACCGCCATCTCAACGAACTTGTACTCCGAGAGGCAGAACTCGCCACAGCCGTCGCACTTGAACGCGTCCGTCACTGCCCGTCACCTCCAGAGACCGGGCGCTGTTCGTCCAGCGGCGTCCCACGAGATTCGACGCGCACGAGTGCGCCGTGGACCGTTTCCACGTCCTCGGCGAGTCGGTAGATGCCCTCGAGTCGCGGGTAGTGCTCGCAGTAGTAGTGCAACTCCGCGTGGACGGGCTCGCCGTCTCGGATGTCGATCTCGCCGCCCTGGAATCGGAGACAGTCAGCGGAGCGGTGGTGTTCGCACACGAGGGTCGTGTGGTCAGTCATCGCTCTCGATCACCTCCGAGTACGCCGGGACCTCCGCATCGGGATCGGCCGAGACACCGCCGCCGAAAGTCGACAGGCTCGGCGTCTCGTCGACCAGTAGGTGCCGACACAGCGCGCGGGCGAGGGTCACCGGCACCGCGTTCCCGATCTGTTCGGTGACGTCTGTTTTCGTGTCGCCGGCCAGCTCGTAGTCGGCCGGGAAGCCCTGTGCTTGCTTGAGTTCGTCCGGCTCGAGCATCCGGTAGCGCACGTCGAGCCCGTAGGGGAACACCTCGGGCACACAGAGTGCGAATCGGTCTTTCGTCGGGACCGTCGGGAGTGGGTCGTCGATATCGTTCGGCGTCGCCTTCCCGTAGTACTCGACGAGGAACGGTTCCACGATCGGGTTCGAAATCGCGAACGCGCCGCCTTTCTCGGTCGCGATCGTCGGCAGCACATCGCTCGTCGGGTCGCGCAGCGCCCCGCCATGTGAGTAGTGAATCAGCGTCGGCGTGACGAGGTGGCCGTCGTGGTTGCTCGCCGTCACCGTATGCAGCGGGCGCGAGTCGGGTTCGTACAGCGCGTTCGAATGCAGGTCCCCACGCGAGCCGTTACGCGGTTTGATGAGTGGCGTCGCTTCCGCGGTCGCCATGGAGATCGCCCCTTTCGTCGCGACGGTCGGGAGTGGCGTGTCAGTGGCCGCCGGAACGCCGCCGGACTGTTGGCGAAGGCAGAACGTCTCGGGCGTCGTGAGCGCCGTCCGCCCGGAACACGGACGAGGAACGGTTGGTCGACGGCGTCGGCGACCAGCGCCGCGTGTTCGGCCGGAACGATGGTCTCCCGAAGCTCGCGGAGTTCGTCTTTGCCGATTTCGGCGAGCGCGTCGGCCAGCGGCTCGAGGTGGTCCGCGCAGTGCCGGCGAAGTCCTTCGGCGATTCGTTCCATCGTGTTCTCCGAGAGCGGCTGCACGCGCGGGTTCTCGAGGTCGCGTGTCCAGAGTGAATCACCGAGGTCCGACCAGTCGATGATATCCGCCGCGGTTCGGCGGTCGGCTTTCTCCGGGTCGTCGTCGACGTGCGTCGGATCGGGCGCGGTCGGGCGGTGGTCCTTCGAACCCGCGATGAACAGGCGCTTTCGGGACTGTGCCTCGCCGTAGTCCGCCGCGTTCAGGACCGCGCCGTAGTCCTCGTCTGCGTCGTCGTACAGCACCGAGTAGCCAAGCGCCTCGAGCATCCCAACCCAGCGCTGGAAGATCGAGCCGTCGAGCGTTGATTTGCCGTCGACGATCGGCCCCCACTTGCGGAACTCGGGGACGTTCTCGAGGAGGATGTGGTCGGGCTGGAGGTGTTCGATCCAGTGGAGCACGTGCCAGCCGCTCGCGCGTTTTTGCTCTTTGACCGGCTTGCCGCCGCGTGCTCGCGAGTGATGGGTGCAACTGGGGCCGCCCACCAGGAGATCAACGTCGCCCGGTGAGACGACGTCCGGCGGGTGGAGTTCTTCGATTTTCGCGTGGTAGTGTTCGGCCCACGGGTGGTTCTGCTCGTGGGTGGCGATCGCCGGTTCCCAGTGATTGACCGCGTGGAGTTCGACGTTCTCGGCGAGCCACCAGTGAACGCGCTCGTTTCTTGGCGTGATCTGGCCGTGCTCGAGGCCGGTCTCGCGAGCGATCGTATCCGACTGCGTGTCGATGATCGCCTTGACGAGTCCCGTCGAGAGGCCGCCAGCGCCTGCGAACAGGTCGACGGCGACGAATCGGTCGTTC
This genomic window contains:
- a CDS encoding MarR family transcriptional regulator, giving the protein MSHQQSPILTRERDRKYNAVFRAIARSDEPPTRQELTDETNLSDSQIARVLRALDDHGRVRQVTDDADGRIVRYEISPGIDK